One region of Mucilaginibacter gotjawali genomic DNA includes:
- a CDS encoding type II toxin-antitoxin system YoeB family toxin — MSEHPEIGIGQPEQLKFDLAGFWSRHINRKDRLVYRIENNIVTVTVVSAKGHYSDKRIHQQVFLLIR, encoded by the coding sequence TTGTCAGAACATCCGGAAATAGGTATTGGGCAACCCGAGCAGTTGAAATTTGATTTGGCTGGATTTTGGTCAAGGCATATTAATAGGAAAGATAGACTGGTTTATAGAATTGAAAATAATATTGTAACCGTCACCGTAGTTTCTGCCAAAGGACACTACAGCGATAAAAGAATTCACCAGCAGGTATTCCTCCTAATACGGTAG
- a CDS encoding LamG domain-containing protein: MMKSIKKTLMAGLAGFAIILTISACQKSFDPKTYAPTKPLPTFGGYSSSKDIEASSLVAYWPFNGSLADSLSATTGVATGTSFGTGVIGKGLQGADNGYVVSNTPAAVKALHSFTISLWVKMPQNTSALGLISIAHSQNFWGNLDIFFDNGGTATTGVLKVHAFNNSTSTSGSDAWEGGYTVANPWNTWVNIEVTYDDSSSTVIVYYNGAQAGTNTATGFAPLNWSAADKIAFGTLQFQTTPSLTSATGAQGWAGYLTGVLDQVRVYNKVLSSSEASALYNLEKLGR; this comes from the coding sequence ATGATGAAATCAATTAAAAAAACACTTATGGCGGGCCTGGCTGGCTTTGCTATAATTTTAACCATATCGGCGTGCCAGAAAAGCTTCGATCCAAAGACGTATGCGCCCACAAAACCGCTGCCTACGTTTGGAGGCTACAGCAGTTCCAAGGATATCGAAGCCAGCAGTTTAGTAGCTTACTGGCCGTTCAACGGCAGCCTGGCAGACAGTTTATCAGCTACTACAGGGGTTGCAACAGGAACAAGTTTTGGTACAGGTGTTATCGGCAAAGGATTACAAGGTGCTGATAACGGTTATGTAGTATCAAATACTCCTGCTGCCGTAAAAGCTTTACATAGCTTTACCATTAGTTTATGGGTTAAAATGCCTCAAAACACCAGCGCGCTCGGGCTTATAAGTATCGCCCATAGTCAGAATTTTTGGGGTAACCTTGATATATTCTTTGATAACGGCGGCACTGCAACAACAGGGGTATTAAAAGTACATGCGTTTAATAACAGTACAAGTACTTCTGGTTCAGATGCATGGGAAGGTGGCTATACAGTTGCCAATCCATGGAATACCTGGGTAAATATCGAAGTAACTTACGATGACAGTTCATCTACGGTTATTGTTTATTACAACGGAGCCCAGGCGGGTACAAATACAGCTACAGGATTTGCACCGCTTAACTGGTCAGCTGCTGACAAAATAGCTTTCGGGACTTTACAGTTCCAAACTACGCCGTCTCTTACATCGGCTACCGGTGCACAGGGATGGGCCGGTTATTTAACAGGAGTATTAGACCAGGTAAGGGTATACAATAAAGTCTTATCGTCGTCAGAAGCATCTGCTTTATACAACCTGGAAAAATTAGGAAGATAA
- a CDS encoding RagB/SusD family nutrient uptake outer membrane protein — protein MKKYLKGAAGIILLLALISVQSCKKSFLDVTAKGTVASTQFWQSQADATSAVDAMYANLHTWNNIAFAPIAVESMGSDDAEKGSSPTDASFMNDFHFFTANSGEGQIADFWAGEYQTINFANQILDNVPGINMDASLKARYLAEAKVIRAYAYFRLVRAFGDVPLRLHVPKTASEFNIPRTAKAQVWAAIEADLTDAASVLPQSYGAADIGHVTKGAALALHAKAALYQKKWADVVTLTNAVTALGYTLFPNYEQMFRTNNKNNSESIFEIQCMLIPNNPGASNSQYSQVQGVRGSTGGGWGFNVPSADLAAAYETGDPRRDATIIFRGETTPEGDVIPASGDNPMYNQKSYVPFSLYVSGFNEGCQQDKIVLRYADVLLMNAEANNELGNAGPALISLEMVRARARAGNAAILPKITTTDQGALRTAIYNERRVELAMEFDRYFDVIRQGRGTAVFGSRGWKAGKNEVWPIPQNEIDLSAGTLTQNAGY, from the coding sequence ATGAAAAAGTATTTAAAAGGCGCCGCGGGTATTATTTTACTCCTTGCCCTTATATCAGTTCAAAGCTGTAAAAAAAGCTTTTTGGATGTAACCGCCAAAGGAACGGTTGCTTCAACCCAATTTTGGCAATCGCAGGCTGATGCTACTTCCGCCGTGGATGCGATGTACGCTAACCTGCATACATGGAACAACATTGCTTTCGCCCCTATTGCTGTTGAAAGCATGGGGTCGGACGATGCTGAAAAGGGCAGCAGCCCCACGGATGCATCGTTTATGAACGATTTCCATTTTTTCACTGCCAATTCAGGCGAGGGTCAGATAGCCGATTTTTGGGCCGGTGAGTACCAAACCATCAATTTCGCCAACCAGATACTGGACAATGTACCGGGCATTAATATGGATGCCTCTTTAAAGGCAAGATATCTGGCAGAAGCTAAAGTTATCAGGGCCTATGCGTATTTCAGGCTGGTTAGGGCATTCGGCGACGTACCTTTGCGTTTGCATGTGCCTAAAACCGCAAGTGAATTTAATATTCCGCGTACTGCAAAGGCGCAGGTTTGGGCAGCGATTGAAGCTGACCTGACAGATGCTGCATCTGTATTGCCTCAGTCATACGGTGCCGCAGATATCGGCCACGTAACAAAAGGCGCTGCGTTGGCACTCCATGCAAAAGCGGCTTTATACCAGAAAAAATGGGCCGATGTAGTTACCTTAACAAATGCAGTTACTGCGCTGGGTTATACATTGTTTCCGAACTATGAACAAATGTTCAGGACCAACAACAAAAACAATTCTGAATCAATTTTCGAGATCCAGTGTATGCTGATCCCCAATAATCCCGGTGCGTCAAATTCACAATACTCACAGGTACAAGGCGTGCGCGGTTCAACTGGTGGCGGCTGGGGCTTTAATGTGCCAAGCGCCGATTTAGCGGCTGCTTATGAAACCGGCGACCCACGTCGTGATGCAACCATCATCTTCAGGGGCGAAACAACACCAGAAGGCGATGTGATCCCGGCATCAGGTGATAACCCGATGTATAACCAAAAATCATACGTGCCGTTCAGCCTGTATGTGTCTGGCTTTAACGAAGGTTGTCAGCAGGATAAGATCGTTTTGCGTTATGCAGATGTGCTGTTAATGAATGCAGAAGCAAATAACGAACTGGGTAACGCCGGGCCGGCCTTAATTTCTTTGGAAATGGTTAGGGCACGCGCAAGGGCTGGTAACGCTGCTATTTTGCCAAAAATTACGACAACAGACCAGGGTGCATTGCGCACCGCAATTTACAACGAGCGCCGTGTTGAGCTGGCTATGGAATTTGACCGTTATTTTGACGTGATCCGCCAGGGCCGTGGAACAGCTGTTTTCGGTTCACGCGGATGGAAAGCCGGTAAAAATGAAGTTTGGCCGATCCCTCAAAATGAAATTGATCTGAGCGCGGGTACTTTAACCCAAAATGCTGGTTATTAA
- a CDS encoding glucoamylase family protein, which yields MGIKNLKICLIAAIFFVLWGCSKSKQPTPVTPVPASLSFSALKVNGAYNGFNYQGVNNTPVIKVSFSAPLSHASVAGAISFNNKAGSGVTFSTSYLNNDSTVVITPTALQSITQYTLNISTALKSAAGGALQSAIAINLTTAVDTTNKFPLLTDNQLLDLVQKQTLKYFYDFGHPVSGLARERNTSGDIVTTGGSGFGIMALVAGANRQFITHAQALARLQTIVAFLLKAQTFHGAFPHWMNGATGAVVPFSTQDDGADLVETAYLMEGLLTARQYFNGAAAAETQLRTDINTLYNNVDWNWFTNGGQNVLFWHWSPNYGWSSNMQINGWDEALITYVMAASSTTHPITKGVYDNGWAGNGSMKNGNTYFNTVLPLGPAEGGPLFFAHYSFLGINPNGLSDTYASYDVQNKAHATINYNYCVANPAGHYGYGANCWGLTASDIESGYTASSPTNDVGTIAPTAAIASLPYTPAQSMQALRYFYYKLGDKTWGPYGFYDAFDLDNTWFASSDLAIDEGPIIDMIENYRSGLLWNLFMSCPEVKTGMKTLGFQSPNL from the coding sequence ATGGGGATAAAAAACTTAAAGATCTGTTTAATTGCAGCAATATTTTTTGTTTTGTGGGGATGCAGTAAAAGTAAACAGCCAACGCCTGTTACGCCTGTTCCGGCGTCACTCAGCTTTAGCGCATTAAAGGTTAATGGCGCCTACAACGGCTTTAACTACCAGGGGGTAAACAATACGCCGGTAATAAAAGTGTCGTTCTCTGCGCCGCTCAGCCATGCGTCGGTCGCCGGCGCCATTTCATTTAACAATAAAGCAGGCTCAGGGGTAACCTTTAGTACCTCTTATCTAAATAACGACAGTACCGTTGTCATCACACCAACGGCATTGCAATCAATTACGCAGTACACTCTAAACATCTCAACCGCTTTAAAATCTGCCGCCGGTGGTGCCTTGCAATCGGCAATAGCCATCAATTTAACAACAGCAGTTGATACCACCAATAAATTCCCGTTGTTAACTGATAACCAGTTACTGGATTTGGTACAAAAACAAACACTAAAGTATTTCTATGATTTTGGCCACCCGGTAAGCGGCCTCGCCCGCGAACGCAATACTTCCGGCGACATTGTCACAACGGGAGGATCAGGCTTTGGCATTATGGCCCTGGTTGCAGGCGCTAACCGCCAGTTTATTACCCATGCACAGGCTTTGGCAAGGTTGCAAACCATTGTAGCCTTTTTATTAAAAGCACAAACATTTCATGGCGCATTTCCGCATTGGATGAATGGCGCCACAGGCGCAGTGGTGCCTTTCAGTACCCAGGATGATGGCGCCGACCTGGTAGAAACCGCCTATTTAATGGAAGGACTGCTAACCGCCCGTCAATATTTTAATGGCGCCGCCGCAGCCGAAACACAGCTGCGTACAGACATAAACACGCTTTATAATAATGTTGACTGGAACTGGTTTACCAACGGAGGTCAGAATGTCCTTTTCTGGCATTGGAGCCCCAATTATGGCTGGTCTTCCAATATGCAGATCAATGGATGGGACGAGGCCCTTATTACTTACGTTATGGCAGCTTCCTCAACCACTCATCCCATAACGAAAGGGGTTTATGATAATGGTTGGGCAGGCAATGGCAGCATGAAAAATGGTAACACCTATTTCAATACCGTTTTACCTTTGGGCCCTGCAGAAGGTGGTCCATTGTTCTTCGCACACTATTCGTTTTTGGGTATAAACCCTAATGGATTATCAGACACCTATGCCAGTTACGATGTGCAGAATAAAGCGCATGCCACCATAAACTATAACTATTGTGTTGCTAATCCGGCCGGTCATTACGGCTATGGCGCCAATTGCTGGGGTTTAACAGCAAGTGATATTGAAAGCGGTTATACGGCGAGTTCACCAACAAATGATGTGGGCACCATCGCGCCAACTGCTGCCATCGCTTCATTACCTTATACGCCGGCGCAATCCATGCAGGCTTTAAGGTATTTTTATTACAAACTGGGCGATAAAACATGGGGACCCTACGGTTTTTATGACGCGTTCGACCTGGATAATACCTGGTTTGCCAGTTCAGACCTGGCGATTGACGAAGGGCCAATTATTGACATGATTGAGAATTACCGGAGCGGTTTGCTCTGGAATTTATTTATGAGCTGCCCCGAAGTAAAAACCGGCATGAAAACCCTGGGCTTTCAAAGCCCTAATTTATAA
- a CDS encoding SusC/RagA family TonB-linked outer membrane protein, with translation MKRIFTISGLVLFCFLFINAAFAQNTTIKGTVSDATTGESLIGVSVIVKGTTNGTQTDVSGAFTITAPLNATLTVSYLGYTSQDIALKGQTTIAIKLLPASRLLEQVVVIGYGTQRKVDNTGSVVSVKGADIAKEASQNALSSLQGKVAGVNIINSGSPGASPQVTIRGLGTIGGSSSPLYVVDGNWYDDISFLNTADIDNVSVLKDASSTAIYGIRGANGVLVITTKRGAKGKPVISYTGYAGWQKATNLVKMANGTEYATAINELYQYNGITPPLFSNPASFGTGTNWYDQILRNAFVTNHELSIGGGSQSNVYNVSFGYLDQDGLVKTNKYQRYTFHVSDDWTIVKPLKIGFTLSGLSSESNDINGGIFHELFGAAPTLPVYYADGKYGDPGDYHTGDGNNYNPQATIDFFNQKSRNKRVTGNVYAELSILKDLKFKTSYGVDIAQAEVRSYSPVYYATVAQQSTSSSLDVQHTETRNWIWENTLTYNKTIGNHKITGLVGMTAQDYTTYYAHGYAKNVPYVANGSLTGSFPDTAKNVLQTVVPSQQPHIRDLSYFARVNYSFNDRYLLNASIRQDGSSPYYGTNGANVFGYFPSVGGGWVISNEEFMKDQHIFDDLKLRGSWGKVGNRNVPINLSNLVVTSDPSYLTAVFGNPQAPALGASINTVVPPITVWENAQSTDVGLEASFLHNRLSFEADYYNRTTDNAIFAIPIPSSVGTSGSNIEGNQAKIQNRGAEFVLSWKDQPSKSFSYSVSANLGINTNKVLSVQSGKNPIYSGGNGIANGALATRTVVGEPIGEFYGYKVAGIFQQDQTSGAQPTAKAGDFQYADVNHDGVIDTRDRVVLGNPNPKYSYGINSSFTYKQFDFELDMQGVADVSIYNANIAYRYGNENFTQDFYDHRWHGAGTSNTYPSVNVGSNANAAPNSFYVESGAYFRVRNAQLGYTFPAAGLKALGIQKLRVFANAQNALNIFGYKGFNPEVGGDVLGRGIDANVYPLYATYNFGVNLTF, from the coding sequence ATGAAGAGAATTTTTACGATCTCAGGGTTGGTGTTATTTTGTTTCTTATTTATTAATGCTGCATTTGCACAGAACACTACCATTAAAGGTACCGTTTCTGATGCCACTACAGGCGAAAGCCTGATTGGTGTAAGCGTTATTGTTAAAGGAACAACAAACGGCACACAAACCGACGTTAGCGGAGCGTTCACCATTACGGCTCCCTTAAACGCAACATTAACAGTTTCTTATCTCGGATATACAAGCCAGGATATTGCCCTGAAGGGGCAAACAACCATCGCCATTAAACTATTGCCTGCTTCAAGGCTGCTTGAACAAGTTGTAGTGATTGGTTACGGTACACAACGTAAAGTTGACAATACCGGTTCGGTAGTGTCGGTAAAAGGTGCGGATATTGCCAAGGAAGCCTCGCAAAACGCGCTTTCATCTTTACAGGGTAAAGTTGCCGGTGTAAATATCATCAACAGCGGCTCGCCGGGTGCTTCGCCACAGGTTACTATTCGTGGTTTAGGCACCATCGGTGGCAGTTCAAGCCCGCTATATGTGGTTGACGGTAACTGGTATGATGATATCAGCTTCCTTAATACTGCCGATATCGATAATGTTTCGGTATTAAAGGATGCATCAAGCACCGCTATTTATGGTATCCGCGGCGCCAATGGCGTTTTGGTTATTACTACCAAGCGCGGCGCCAAAGGTAAACCGGTTATCAGCTATACAGGTTATGCCGGTTGGCAAAAAGCTACCAACCTGGTAAAAATGGCCAATGGTACCGAATACGCTACCGCCATAAATGAACTCTATCAATATAATGGCATTACGCCGCCGCTGTTTTCCAATCCGGCAAGTTTTGGAACCGGCACCAACTGGTACGACCAGATCCTACGCAATGCCTTTGTTACCAATCATGAACTTTCAATAGGCGGAGGTTCGCAAAGCAACGTTTACAATGTATCGTTTGGTTACCTTGACCAGGACGGCCTGGTGAAAACGAACAAATACCAGCGCTACACCTTTCACGTTTCGGATGACTGGACCATTGTGAAACCATTGAAAATTGGGTTTACGCTAAGTGGCCTTTCAAGCGAGTCCAATGATATCAACGGTGGTATATTTCATGAGTTATTTGGCGCCGCACCTACTTTGCCGGTATATTATGCTGACGGCAAGTACGGCGACCCGGGTGATTACCACACAGGCGATGGTAACAATTACAATCCACAAGCTACTATCGACTTTTTTAATCAGAAATCGAGGAACAAGCGTGTAACCGGTAACGTATACGCCGAGCTGTCTATTTTAAAAGATCTGAAATTTAAGACCAGCTATGGCGTGGATATTGCCCAGGCAGAAGTAAGAAGCTATAGCCCGGTTTACTATGCAACTGTGGCCCAGCAAAGCACTTCGAGCAGCCTGGATGTACAACATACCGAAACGCGCAACTGGATCTGGGAAAATACCCTCACCTATAACAAAACCATCGGCAACCATAAAATCACCGGCCTGGTGGGTATGACAGCACAGGATTATACCACCTATTATGCACACGGATACGCCAAGAATGTACCTTATGTGGCTAATGGCAGCCTGACCGGATCATTCCCTGATACAGCTAAAAACGTATTGCAAACAGTGGTGCCATCACAGCAGCCACATATCCGCGACCTTTCCTATTTCGCGCGTGTTAACTACTCGTTTAACGACCGTTACCTGTTGAATGCTTCGATACGCCAGGATGGCTCTTCGCCGTACTATGGCACAAACGGCGCGAATGTGTTCGGCTATTTTCCATCGGTAGGCGGTGGCTGGGTGATCAGCAACGAAGAATTTATGAAAGACCAGCATATTTTTGACGATTTAAAACTAAGAGGCAGCTGGGGTAAAGTTGGTAACAGGAATGTACCTATCAACCTTTCAAACCTGGTGGTCACCAGCGATCCGTCGTACCTGACAGCGGTTTTCGGCAATCCGCAGGCGCCTGCTTTAGGGGCCAGCATCAATACGGTTGTACCGCCAATTACTGTTTGGGAAAATGCACAATCAACCGACGTCGGTCTCGAAGCATCGTTTCTTCATAACAGGTTATCATTTGAAGCCGACTACTATAACAGGACCACCGATAACGCAATTTTCGCTATCCCTATCCCGTCATCTGTTGGTACCTCAGGCAGTAACATTGAAGGCAACCAGGCTAAGATCCAGAACCGCGGAGCGGAATTTGTGTTGAGCTGGAAAGATCAGCCTTCAAAAAGTTTTTCTTATAGCGTTAGCGCAAATCTTGGCATCAATACAAACAAAGTGCTGAGTGTACAGTCGGGTAAAAATCCTATTTATTCAGGCGGCAATGGTATTGCCAATGGGGCCCTGGCAACCCGTACCGTGGTTGGCGAGCCTATCGGCGAATTCTATGGCTACAAAGTGGCAGGCATATTTCAGCAAGACCAAACCTCAGGCGCGCAGCCAACAGCGAAGGCCGGTGATTTTCAATATGCTGATGTAAACCATGACGGCGTGATAGATACCCGCGACCGCGTAGTTTTAGGCAATCCGAATCCGAAATACAGCTATGGCATCAATTCAAGTTTTACCTACAAGCAATTTGACTTTGAACTTGATATGCAGGGTGTTGCTGATGTGAGTATTTATAATGCAAATATTGCTTACCGTTATGGTAATGAGAACTTTACCCAGGATTTTTATGATCATCGCTGGCACGGAGCCGGTACTTCCAATACTTATCCTTCAGTAAACGTAGGCTCGAATGCCAATGCGGCCCCAAATTCATTTTATGTTGAAAGCGGTGCGTATTTCAGGGTGCGTAATGCACAATTGGGCTATACCTTCCCGGCTGCCGGCCTGAAAGCATTGGGGATACAAAAACTAAGAGTATTTGCCAACGCGCAAAACGCCTTGAATATATTTGGCTATAAAGGATTTAATCCTGAAGTTGGCGGCGATGTGTTGGGCCGTGGAATAGACGCCAACGTTTACCCGCTTTATGCTACCTATAACTTTGGCGTTAACTTAACATTTTAA
- a CDS encoding triple tyrosine motif-containing protein, with protein sequence MQANAADIKNIGVPYVQNYTKAQYQSGNQNWSVTRDEHGIMYFGNAEGLLAFDGKYWQLYRMPNGLIVRSAAADGKGKVYVGGFGEFGFWENNKQGFLKYHSLISLAQKSNIPNEEIWKIYVDGDKVIFQSFGSIYIYSKGKITIVRAHKPFLFLFKIGSRYFVEQVDAGLFELQNNQLVYVNGSNVLGNTGILTILPFRGNKYLIGTAKNGLFVYDGNKITSWNNQANDFLKTYQLNNGAVIPGKYFAFGTILNGIVIIDTAGNVVQHVNKSSGLQNNTVLSLYTDNEQNLWAGLDNGIDRIEVNSPLYFYFDKTGRFGTVYSSIIFNNKIYLGTNQGLFYSDWLPGGNNQLLQSFDFKLIPGSQGQVWDLSLQDGRLLCGHNDGTYQVNGGSISKISAVNGGWTIKKLNDHLLIQGTYTGLAIYKKDNSGNWVFDHRVEGFIEPSRYVETDSKGQIWVGHAYKGIYKIVLSNDLKKVVSQKYYDRRSGLPDSYNVNVFNLDNQIVFSSDSGFCRYDDISDKFYKYQQLNKMLGTFASSNKIISAIGKKYWFINHGRVALADLSIPGKLTIDSNRFSSLNGQMVQHYENINLINNSIYLISIDDGFVILNDDDALLADKIKLPLVLIRKVENITDKISVISENTNTNSPADIEIPFAQNNIRISYALPYYRQAKIKYQYFLDGYSRQWSDWTTQSQKEFTNLGHGVYKFSVRAKINDENVSPETVYTFTILPPWYETNIAMFIYVLLLIVAFYVFRYYYHLNLKKHQDEIHEKLHREKEEFVKQEAIANEQQIVKIKNEKLQADLASKSRELANSAMNLVYKNELLQKISEEMAHLKDSSGKPLSEEQLKRIQKVINEGMNDERDWNVFESSFNEAHENFFKKLKSDHPDLVPNDLKLCAYLRMNMSSKEMASLLNISLRGVEIRRYRLRKKLNLEHDKNLTEFLIEL encoded by the coding sequence GTGCAGGCCAACGCAGCCGACATCAAAAACATTGGCGTTCCTTACGTGCAAAATTATACTAAGGCACAATACCAGAGCGGTAATCAAAACTGGTCGGTAACGCGGGATGAGCATGGTATCATGTATTTCGGCAATGCCGAAGGTTTACTGGCATTTGATGGTAAATACTGGCAGCTTTACCGTATGCCCAACGGGCTTATTGTCCGCTCGGCTGCTGCAGACGGAAAGGGGAAAGTTTATGTTGGTGGTTTTGGCGAATTTGGCTTTTGGGAAAATAATAAACAGGGCTTTTTAAAATACCATTCGCTAATTAGCCTTGCTCAGAAGTCGAATATCCCAAACGAAGAGATCTGGAAAATTTATGTAGATGGAGATAAGGTGATATTTCAGTCGTTTGGTTCTATTTACATTTATTCAAAAGGGAAAATCACGATTGTAAGGGCCCACAAACCTTTTCTGTTTCTGTTTAAGATCGGCAGCCGTTATTTTGTTGAACAGGTTGATGCCGGCCTTTTCGAACTTCAAAACAACCAGTTGGTATACGTAAACGGGAGCAATGTGCTGGGTAATACCGGGATCCTTACTATTCTGCCTTTTCGTGGTAATAAATATCTCATCGGCACGGCAAAAAATGGGTTGTTTGTTTATGACGGTAATAAAATTACTTCGTGGAACAACCAGGCGAATGATTTCCTGAAGACCTACCAGTTAAATAACGGCGCGGTTATCCCCGGCAAATATTTTGCGTTCGGCACGATATTGAACGGAATTGTAATTATTGACACCGCAGGCAACGTGGTGCAGCATGTCAATAAATCCAGCGGGTTGCAAAACAATACTGTTTTAAGTTTATATACCGATAACGAGCAGAACCTTTGGGCCGGTTTGGATAATGGTATCGACCGTATCGAAGTAAATTCACCCCTGTATTTTTATTTTGATAAAACCGGTCGTTTCGGAACAGTGTACTCCAGCATTATTTTTAACAATAAAATATACCTGGGTACAAACCAGGGGCTGTTTTATAGCGACTGGCTCCCCGGCGGGAATAATCAACTGCTGCAATCTTTTGATTTTAAATTGATCCCCGGTTCCCAGGGCCAGGTTTGGGACCTCTCACTGCAGGATGGTCGCCTGCTTTGCGGCCATAATGATGGCACCTACCAGGTAAATGGCGGCAGTATCTCCAAAATATCAGCGGTGAACGGTGGCTGGACCATCAAAAAGTTAAATGATCACTTGCTGATCCAGGGTACTTATACCGGGTTGGCTATTTACAAAAAGGACAATAGCGGCAACTGGGTATTTGATCACAGGGTAGAGGGATTTATCGAACCGTCAAGGTACGTTGAAACAGATAGTAAAGGGCAGATATGGGTAGGCCATGCCTATAAGGGGATCTATAAAATTGTACTCAGTAACGACCTGAAAAAAGTTGTTTCCCAGAAATATTACGACAGGCGCTCAGGCCTCCCCGATAGTTACAATGTAAATGTATTTAACCTGGATAACCAGATCGTGTTTTCGTCAGATTCGGGCTTTTGCAGGTATGATGACATCAGCGACAAGTTTTATAAATACCAGCAGCTCAATAAAATGCTGGGTACTTTTGCGTCTTCTAACAAAATAATTTCGGCAATAGGTAAAAAATATTGGTTTATTAACCATGGCCGTGTAGCGCTGGCCGATTTATCCATCCCGGGGAAACTCACCATCGATTCAAACCGCTTCAGCTCCTTAAACGGGCAAATGGTGCAGCATTACGAAAACATCAACCTTATCAATAACTCCATTTACCTTATTAGTATTGACGATGGCTTTGTTATTTTAAATGACGATGATGCATTACTGGCTGATAAAATAAAACTGCCCCTGGTATTGATCAGGAAAGTTGAAAATATAACCGATAAAATTTCGGTGATCAGCGAAAATACAAATACCAACAGTCCTGCCGACATTGAGATCCCTTTTGCTCAGAATAATATCCGCATATCCTACGCATTACCCTATTATCGCCAGGCTAAAATTAAATACCAATATTTTCTGGATGGTTATTCGAGGCAATGGAGCGATTGGACAACGCAAAGTCAGAAAGAATTTACCAACCTTGGTCACGGCGTTTACAAATTCAGTGTTCGCGCTAAAATAAACGACGAGAATGTTTCGCCGGAAACCGTTTACACCTTTACTATATTGCCGCCCTGGTACGAAACAAATATTGCCATGTTTATTTACGTGCTTTTATTGATCGTCGCGTTTTATGTATTCCGGTATTATTATCATTTAAATTTAAAAAAACACCAGGACGAGATCCACGAAAAACTTCACCGCGAAAAGGAAGAGTTTGTAAAGCAGGAAGCTATTGCTAATGAGCAGCAGATCGTAAAGATCAAAAATGAAAAATTACAGGCCGACCTGGCCAGCAAAAGCAGGGAGCTGGCAAATTCTGCGATGAACCTGGTGTATAAAAATGAGCTTTTGCAAAAAATAAGCGAGGAAATGGCTCATTTAAAAGATAGTTCGGGCAAACCCTTATCCGAAGAACAGTTAAAGCGCATACAGAAAGTAATTAACGAGGGGATGAATGATGAGCGCGACTGGAACGTGTTTGAAAGCAGCTTTAACGAAGCCCACGAAAATTTCTTTAAGAAACTTAAATCCGACCATCCTGACCTTGTGCCTAACGACCTTAAACTTTGTGCTTATCTACGTATGAATATGAGCAGTAAAGAAATGGCTTCCCTGTTAAATATTTCATTGCGCGGGGTTGAAATCAGGCGTTACAGGTTGCGTAAAAAGCTAAACCTGGAGCATGATAAAAACCTCACGGAGTTTTTGATAGAGTTATAA
- a CDS encoding DUF2683 family protein: protein METVIMHPKNKEQLSALKAVAKALKVDFETEKSPYNPAFVARIKESYEQAKRGDVVAIEDPKNIWPSIL from the coding sequence ATGGAAACAGTGATTATGCACCCGAAAAATAAGGAGCAATTGTCAGCTTTAAAGGCTGTTGCTAAGGCTTTGAAAGTTGACTTCGAGACAGAGAAAAGTCCGTATAATCCAGCGTTTGTTGCCAGGATTAAAGAAAGCTATGAACAGGCAAAACGAGGAGATGTAGTTGCTATCGAAGATCCTAAAAATATATGGCCAAGTATTCTGTAG